One region of Ferrimicrobium sp. genomic DNA includes:
- a CDS encoding DUF929 family protein produces MPTTTTKRSRGPLAVGLVVVVIAAIVVAFLFTRKSNQSSSSPTSAVLGSAVPQDVLARVTDIPESVLTKVGVNPALVSPPQVIKGGRPLTLNGKPELLYVGADFCPYCAAERWAIVGALSKFGTFKGLELMESSGTDVYPDTNTFTFVHASYSSPYLSLVTREIETRTHAPLQTLTAKENDLLQIYDVPPYVPTTQDDGSIPFVDFANKFVIDGASYSPQVLAGLNWQTIAATLSDPSSPVAKSIGGTVNEITAAVCVMTHNQPGSVCKTSLIQSLQKKL; encoded by the coding sequence ATGCCAACTACCACTACCAAGCGAAGCCGGGGACCGCTAGCGGTCGGGCTCGTGGTGGTCGTCATCGCCGCCATCGTTGTGGCTTTTCTCTTCACTCGTAAATCCAATCAGTCCAGCTCGTCACCGACATCTGCGGTGCTGGGCTCTGCAGTGCCCCAGGATGTGTTAGCACGCGTCACCGACATCCCCGAGAGTGTGCTCACTAAGGTAGGTGTCAACCCGGCGTTGGTCTCCCCTCCACAGGTGATCAAAGGGGGTAGGCCGCTTACGCTAAATGGCAAGCCTGAACTGCTCTATGTAGGGGCGGACTTTTGCCCGTACTGCGCGGCTGAGCGCTGGGCCATCGTTGGGGCACTCTCGAAGTTTGGGACCTTTAAGGGTCTAGAACTGATGGAGTCGAGCGGTACCGATGTCTATCCTGACACGAATACCTTTACGTTTGTGCATGCGAGCTATAGCTCTCCGTATCTGTCGCTGGTCACTCGGGAGATAGAGACACGGACCCATGCGCCACTGCAGACACTCACCGCGAAGGAGAACGACCTCCTCCAGATCTACGATGTGCCACCCTATGTCCCTACAACCCAGGATGATGGATCTATTCCGTTTGTCGATTTTGCCAACAAGTTTGTGATCGATGGGGCGAGCTACTCTCCCCAGGTACTCGCTGGCTTGAATTGGCAGACCATCGCGGCGACGCTCTCGGATCCGAGTTCCCCGGTGGCGAAGTCCATTGGAGGGACGGTGAACGAGATCACCGCGGCGGTCTGCGTGATGACCCATAACCAACCAGGATCGGTATGCAAAACCTCACTCATTCAGAGTCTCCAAAAGAAGCTCTAA